Proteins from a genomic interval of Scomber scombrus chromosome 11, fScoSco1.1, whole genome shotgun sequence:
- the LOC133990584 gene encoding A-kinase anchor protein 8-like isoform X2 — MNRQRNVPFNTSAAAAAAAAAAKGAAPVGLFNQQQAGRTPQDFRECMIHMPMKPPNSDIRISDMAAKTRSAHRRAGQSSAGRWKSSFKPVDGELSEDDSSQDKSTNSSERIELYDPYDPGSSDSESDMTRRGSNHDHSPPDQDNNLARQRLSPGRGCLEIRHWNSSFSEPGSRPLDRHDFNPGTRPSESRGLSQGHRLPERRAYSPGTESLDRPGYGSINRPLDHRSRSPDRNIHSSSTQQFPGSYRGHRTNGEERITMPEYKREMGTTVRSSPPRSELGYQHQLGHMGTGLDQITPSKEATKNRSKSIIIDNPISCDLCDVEFANGQELEDHLDSKSHWDTLEHIQQHNNYDDMAIAFLQEVMLYKSRQCSRAIEDTAFQALQENDHMTKVEMFHCASCQVFISTSVSSVQSHITSQEHLSNTKEFGVQQRRACLEKAETMMTELKPQLEHFLKGGSPFV; from the exons ATGAACCGTCAGAGAAATGTTCCTTTCAacacttcagcagcagcagcagcagcagcagcagcagctaaagGAGCTGCTCCAGTTGGCCTGTTCAATCAGCAGCAAGCTGGAAG AACACCCCAAGACTTCAGAGAATGTATGATACACATGCCCATGAAACCACCAAACTCAGACATCAGGATATCTGACATGGCTGCAAAGACACGATCAGCTCATAGAAGAGCAG GTCAATCTTCTGCTGGTAGATGGAAGTCTTCATTCAAACCAGTAGATGGTGAACTAAGTGAGGACGACAGTTCTCAGGACAAAAGCACAAACAGTTCAGAAAG gATTGAGCTTTACGACCCTTATGATCCCGGCTCGTCAGACTCTGAGTCGGACATGACACGACGGGGCTCAAACCACGACCACTCCCCACCTGACCAGGATAACAACTTGGCACGACAGCGCTTGTCTCCCGGCAGAGGTTGTCTTGAAATCCGCCACTGGAATTCGTCCTTTTCTGAACCAGGGAGCAGACCTCTTGACAGACATGACTTTAACCCTGGAACCAGACCTAGCGAGAGTCGAGGTCTCAGTCAAGGCCATAGACTACCTGAACGACGAGCTTACAGTCCAGGCACTGAATCACTTGACCGGCCGGGGTATGGTTCTATCAATAGACCTCTGGACCACAGAAGTCGCAGCCCAGACAGGAATATTCACAGCTCCTCCACTCAGCAGTTCCCTGGATCTTACCGAGGACACAGGACCAACGGAGAAGAGAGGATAACAATGCCAGAATACAAGAGAGAG ATGGGCACTACTGTTAGATCATCCCCACCCAGGTCAGAGCTGGGTTATCAACATCAGTTGGGGCATATGGGAACAG GACTGGACCAAATCACACCTTCCAAAGAGGCGACAAAGAACAGGAGCAAAAGCATAATAATAGACAA cCCAATCAGCTGTGACCTTTGTGATGTTGAGTTTGCCAATGGGCAGGAGCTGGAGGATCACTTGGACAGCAAGAGTCACTGGGACACACTGGAGCACATCCAGCAGCATAATAATTATGATGATATGGCTATAGCCTTCTTACAG GAAGTCATGCTGTATAAAAGTCGTCAGTGTAGCCGAGCCATAGAGGACACTGCTTTTCAAG CTCTGCAGGAAAACGACCACATGACAAAGGTTGAAATGTTCCACTGTGCGTCTTGCCAAGTCTTCATATCCACATCTGTGTCCTCAGTGCAGAGTCATATTACCTCTCAAGAACATCTCTCCAACACAAAG GAGTTTGGTGTGCAGCAGAGACGTGCCTGCCTTGAGAAAGCAGAAACCATGATGACAGAATTGAAACCTCAGCTTGAACACTTCCTAAAG gGTGGCAGCCCATTTGTATGA
- the znf644a gene encoding zinc finger protein 644a has product MAAEMSCLAGVDGDDKDADSDINALTLLQEPLRMAQESASCNDSFSKPSLKENSVLDVLSNTDMLSPVGLGNGPSSHQATQAHELNNISTEKEEEKSITPLKTVQEIDTAGIWGFDESPENSLDNFSSASDLHWDPHKEFMQFLWENHGDSPGEEPKDEVLPPNSQRRRKRKMDMVVMVDPSEDLYPDMSHKSSEDLSDAEGQADCIPVRKVRKSRKFSNSQSSPTGKVTKYPNGTVKAIKQILYNAPPRNSHENHLGHGLSPLKGRLTINSHSEKKPSCYPCSKCKLIFKKEHHLHCHMKSHVDPPNISPKPFVCQECGQSFRQSGALIEHMSVHQEKRARLTEDIKDRSEKKNEDKNAKLFCPQCPFGTNCPNTFVQHAKTHEKDKRQFKCDKCSFRTLSENDLRRHNIMQHTVITVRKQVQNDDSEIFSCNICSYRAFSKNVFKNHLLRRHQQTFEEYKAEQCREKNAQPSKEQHVPTSKTPVEDAEFTSKILIKNQISKRTCSPSDSNDISDLFKNSKIKRGLKSQLTESKLDKSINVLLSRQRYGRKTTEQKKESSNCSTSVQDSESDKDVSDQLPGTLTVKVEDSALSPNGHRVPSREAERDPNRSSVPKLNTDQSTVKKSPSKRKMSTPYRNTSDQDSCFILPKPLPSPKRLNQGEVEDCDEKDIFQFKDADANTNLFDNDIKQEKQNIIYTYSRRMSMRGALQASKMLFEKIKTEEQDKSDPEIKEECIETEVFQDTFDSHPIPLREPFTDDMSELESDRKNCPYCPAIFESGVGLSNHVRGHLHRVGLSYNARHVVPPEQVASQDRRPRIRRKISAFRRLKKALQLESESETVKSIHSCPLCGDSFDNRTGQSNHIRGHLKKLGKSFATKNKSPLFLLRELMRDKKEFQKALQILGKRRNHFQYGASPKLSSVDRFMPTAIGIPKNNSVSSVCTDAKPLMSTFSLAEMESDKRQLDTKLDVKNSLSGTNALIGILKKRKCQEDSKLKVSHMSRNMLTVSSNSEHSSGSRFSSSLPNSEKGEFNRKVCVHCNATFHSGVSLSNHLRAYAKRKRNALLDGTTFDCKARRQRSRPGSKKKTLPLPQTPEDMYRLTCRFCDLVFQGPLSVQEDWIKHLQRHIMNTSVPHTGLGMVEVTSLPMNPTTLKTDQDSSQTAAHAAS; this is encoded by the exons ATGGCAGCTGAAATGTCATGTCTGGCAGGTGTTGATGGAGATGACAAAGATGCAGATTCTGATATCAATGCCCTTACACTCCTGCAAGAGCCATTGAGAATGGCACAAGAATCGGCCTCTTGCAACGATTCTTTCAGCAAGCCTTCTCTGAAAGAAAACAGTGTTCTAGATGTCCTGTCCAATACAGATATGTTGTCTCCAGTTGGCTTGGGAAATGGACCTTCTTCACATCAGGCTACACAGGCCCATGAACTCAATAACATCTcaacagagaaagaagaggaaaagagcatCACCCCTCTAAAAACAGTGCAGGAAATTGACACTGCAGGAATATGGGGTTTTGACGAATCACCTGAGAACTCGTTGGATAATTTCAGTAGTGCCAGTGACCTCCATTGGGACCCTCATAAAGAGTTTATGCAGTTTCTGTGGGAGAACCACGGTGATTCCCCTGGTGAGGAACCTAAAGATGAAGTTCTGCCTCCAAACAGCCAAAGGAGAAGGAAACGGAAAATGGACATGGTTGTCATGGTGGATCCCTCAGAAGACCTTTACCCTGATATGAGCCACAAGTCATCTGAGGATTTGTCTGATGCAGAAGGCCAAGCAGACTGCATTCCTGTCAGAAAAGTCAGAAAGTCAAGGAAATTTTCCAATTCTCAGTCATCACCAACTGGGAAAGTTACAAAGTATCCCAATGGAACTGTGAAGGCCATCAAGCAAATTCTTTACAATGCACCTCCAAGAAATTCACACGAGAACCATCTAGGTCATGGGCTTTCACCATTGAAGGGGAGGCTCACAATAAATTCTCATTCAGAGAAGAAGCCATCATGTTACCCTTGCTCAAAATGTAAGCTCATTTTCAAGAAAGAGCACCATTTGCATTGCCACATGAAGTCTCATGTGGACCCTCCGAATATTTCGCCAAAGCCTTTTGTATGCCAGGAATGTGGACAATCGTTCAGACAAAGTGGTGCGCTAATTGAGCACATGTCCGTACACCAGGAAAAGAGAGCAAGACTCACTGAAGACATCAAAGACAGAAGTGAAAAGAAGAACGAGGATAAAAATGCAAAGCTTTTCTGTCCTCAGTGCCCATTTGGAACAAACTGCCCAAACACTTTTGTTCAACATGCGAAAACACATGAGAAGGACAAAAGACAgtttaaatgtgacaaatgtAGCTTTAGGACTCTAAGTGAGAATGATCTTAGGAGACATAACATTATGCAGCACACTGTTATTACGGTTAGAAAGCAGGTCCAGAATGATGATTCAGAAATTTTCTCTTGTAACATTTGTTCTTATAGAGCTTTTAGCAAAAACGTTTTTAAGAATCACCTTCTGCGTCGTCATCAACAAACTTTTGAGGAATACAAAGCTGAACAGTGTCGCGAGAAAAATGCACAACCATCTAAGGAGCAGCATGTGCCCACTAGTAAAACCCCTGTAGAAGATGCTGAGTTTACATCtaaaatcttaataaaaaatcaaatctcTAAAAGAACTTGTTCACCCAGCGATTCCAATGACATTTCAGACTTATTCAAAAATAGCAAGATTAAGAGAGGTCTCAAGTCTCAACTAACGGAATCAAAGCTTGACAAATCCATTAATGTTCTCCTGTCCCGACAAAGATATGGAAGGAAGACTACAGAACAGAAGAAGGAAAGTAGTAATTGCAGCACATCTGTTCAGGATTCTGAAAGTGACAAAGATGTCTCTGATCAGTTGCCAGGAACATTGACTGTCAAAGTTGAAGATTCAGCTTTATCCCCAAATGGTCATAGAGTGCCATCCAGAGAAGCTGAGAGAGATCCCAACAGAAGCAGTGTACCCAAGTTAAACACAGATCAGTCAACCGTCAAAAAGTCGCCGTCTAAAAGAAAGATGTCCACCCCATACCGCAACACCTCTGACCAAGACTCATGCTTCATCTTACCAAAACCTTTGCCAAGTCCCAAGAGACTAAACCAAGGAGAGGTGGAAGACTGTGACGAAAAAGACATTTTCCAGTTTAAGGATGCAGATGCCAACACTAACCTTTTTGACAATGACAtcaagcaagaaaaacaaaacataatttataCCTATAGCAGAAGAATGTCAATGAGGGGTGCCCTGCAAGCATCAAAAATGCTGTTTGAGAAAATTAAGACTGAAGAGCAGGATAAGAGTGACCCTGAAATCAAAGAAGAATGCATAGAAACAGAAGTATTTCAAGACACTTTTGACTCCCACCCAATACCATTGAGAGAACCCTTCACAGATGATATGTCGGAGTTGGAATCAGACCGCAAGAACTGTCCATACTGTCCTGCCATCTTTGAATCAGGTGTTGGATTGTCCAATCATGTCCGAGGGCATCTTCACAGGGTAGGACTTAGCTACAATGCCCGCCATGTAGTGCCTCCTGAGCAGGTGGCTTCTCAAGACAGGAGGCCAAGAATTCGACGGAAGATTTCAGCATTCCGGAGATTGAAAAAAG CGTTACAGTTGGAGTCAGAATCTGAGACTGTGAAGAGTATTCACTCCTGTCCATTATGTGGGGACTCATTTGATAACAGGACTGGGCAGTCCAACCACATACGTGGCCACCTCAAAAAGCTTGGTAAAAGCTTTGCAACAAAGAACAAATCCCCATTATTTTTACTCCGGGAGTTAATGCGCGACAAAAAGGAATTCCAGAAGGCGCTCCAAATTTTGGGAAAGAGACGGAACCATTTCCAATATGGTGCTTCACCAAAGCTGTCCAGTGTTGATCGTTTCATGCCAACCGCCATTGGCATCCCAAAAAATAATTCTGTTTCAAGTGTTTGCACTGATGCCAAACCACTGATGTCCACATTTTCTTTAGCAGAAATGGAATCTGACAAAAGGCAACTAGACACTAAGTTGGATGTTAAAAATTCACTCTCAGGCACAAATGCCTTGATAGGAATTCTGAAGAAGAGGAAGTGTCAGGAAGACTCCAAACTAAAAGTGTCTCATATGTCAAGAAACATGTTAACAGTTTCTTCAAACAGTGAGCACAGTTCAGGATCAAGATTTTCGTCTTCACTGCCAAACTCCG AGAAAGGTGAATTCAACAGGAAGGTGTGCGTCCATTGCAATGCAACTTTCCACAGTGGAGTTAGCTTGTCTAATCATCTCCGGGCATATGCAAAACGAAAAAGGAATGCCTTACTAGACGGAACCA catttgactGTAAAGCAAGACGGCAACGCTCAAGGCCTGGCTCTAAGAAGAAGACACTGCCCTTACCACAAACTCCAGAGGATATGTACAGACTTACATGCAg GTTCTGTGACCTCGTCTTCCAGGGTCCCTTGTCAGTCCAGGAGGACTGGATTAAACATTTACAGAGACACATTATGAACACTAGTGTCCCCCACACTGGGCTAGGCATGGTAGAGGTCACTTCGCTGCCCATGAACCCCACTACCCTCAAGACTGACCAAGACAGCTCTCAGACAGCCGCACATGCTGCCTCATGA
- the LOC133990584 gene encoding uncharacterized protein LOC133990584 isoform X1: MNRQRNVPFNTSAAAAAAAAAAKGAAPVGLFNQQQAGRTPQDFRECMIHMPMKPPNSDIRISDMAAKTRSAHRRAGQSSAGRWKSSFKPVDGELSEDDSSQDKSTNSSERIELYDPYDPGSSDSESDMTRRGSNHDHSPPDQDNNLARQRLSPGRGCLEIRHWNSSFSEPGSRPLDRHDFNPGTRPSESRGLSQGHRLPERRAYSPGTESLDRPGYGSINRPLDHRSRSPDRNIHSSSTQQFPGSYRGHRTNGEERITMPEYKREVSPMGTTVRSSPPRSELGYQHQLGHMGTGLDQITPSKEATKNRSKSIIIDNPISCDLCDVEFANGQELEDHLDSKSHWDTLEHIQQHNNYDDMAIAFLQEVMLYKSRQCSRAIEDTAFQALQENDHMTKVEMFHCASCQVFISTSVSSVQSHITSQEHLSNTKEFGVQQRRACLEKAETMMTELKPQLEHFLKGGSPFV; the protein is encoded by the exons ATGAACCGTCAGAGAAATGTTCCTTTCAacacttcagcagcagcagcagcagcagcagcagcagctaaagGAGCTGCTCCAGTTGGCCTGTTCAATCAGCAGCAAGCTGGAAG AACACCCCAAGACTTCAGAGAATGTATGATACACATGCCCATGAAACCACCAAACTCAGACATCAGGATATCTGACATGGCTGCAAAGACACGATCAGCTCATAGAAGAGCAG GTCAATCTTCTGCTGGTAGATGGAAGTCTTCATTCAAACCAGTAGATGGTGAACTAAGTGAGGACGACAGTTCTCAGGACAAAAGCACAAACAGTTCAGAAAG gATTGAGCTTTACGACCCTTATGATCCCGGCTCGTCAGACTCTGAGTCGGACATGACACGACGGGGCTCAAACCACGACCACTCCCCACCTGACCAGGATAACAACTTGGCACGACAGCGCTTGTCTCCCGGCAGAGGTTGTCTTGAAATCCGCCACTGGAATTCGTCCTTTTCTGAACCAGGGAGCAGACCTCTTGACAGACATGACTTTAACCCTGGAACCAGACCTAGCGAGAGTCGAGGTCTCAGTCAAGGCCATAGACTACCTGAACGACGAGCTTACAGTCCAGGCACTGAATCACTTGACCGGCCGGGGTATGGTTCTATCAATAGACCTCTGGACCACAGAAGTCGCAGCCCAGACAGGAATATTCACAGCTCCTCCACTCAGCAGTTCCCTGGATCTTACCGAGGACACAGGACCAACGGAGAAGAGAGGATAACAATGCCAGAATACAAGAGAGAGGTATCACCT ATGGGCACTACTGTTAGATCATCCCCACCCAGGTCAGAGCTGGGTTATCAACATCAGTTGGGGCATATGGGAACAG GACTGGACCAAATCACACCTTCCAAAGAGGCGACAAAGAACAGGAGCAAAAGCATAATAATAGACAA cCCAATCAGCTGTGACCTTTGTGATGTTGAGTTTGCCAATGGGCAGGAGCTGGAGGATCACTTGGACAGCAAGAGTCACTGGGACACACTGGAGCACATCCAGCAGCATAATAATTATGATGATATGGCTATAGCCTTCTTACAG GAAGTCATGCTGTATAAAAGTCGTCAGTGTAGCCGAGCCATAGAGGACACTGCTTTTCAAG CTCTGCAGGAAAACGACCACATGACAAAGGTTGAAATGTTCCACTGTGCGTCTTGCCAAGTCTTCATATCCACATCTGTGTCCTCAGTGCAGAGTCATATTACCTCTCAAGAACATCTCTCCAACACAAAG GAGTTTGGTGTGCAGCAGAGACGTGCCTGCCTTGAGAAAGCAGAAACCATGATGACAGAATTGAAACCTCAGCTTGAACACTTCCTAAAG gGTGGCAGCCCATTTGTATGA
- the lrrc8da gene encoding volume-regulated anion channel subunit LRRC8D has protein sequence MMFTLTEVASLNDIQPTYRILKPWWDVFMDYLGLVMLMLAIFAMTMQITKDQVACLPCLEDADEAAGPKHDPFPPQSTRETATGASVTNIPLVTKDLPDRAVHELYVTHQHTAVNAEKYANQPQPTGVKTNLDYQQYIFINQICYHVALPWYSKYFPYLTLIHTLVLMVSSNFWFKYPKTSSKIEHFVSILGRCFESPWTTKALSETACEDSEENKQRLTGTSSAPKQISLEGKEEGTNANSSTPMLGVKFSADKPIAEAPSSMTILDKKDGEQAKALFEKVRKFRAHVEDSDFIYKLYVAQTIVKTVKFILILSYTSTFLAKINFKHDCEPDIKQLTGYRKFFCTHNMAFMLNKLLISYMALILIYGMACLYSLFWVFRRPLKEYSFEKVREESSFSDIPDVKNDFAFLLHMVDQYDQLYSKRFGVFLSEVSENKLREISLNHEWTFEKLRQLVTRNAQDQLELHLFMLSGLPNAVFDLTDLEVLKLELIPEVRFSAKVSQMTSLQELHLCHCPAKVEQTGFAFLRDHLRCLHVKFTDVAEIPTWVYLLRSLRELNLIGNLSSENNKMIGLESMRDLRHLKTLCLKSNLTKMPTNITELSPHLIKLVVHNDGTKLVVLNSLKKMTNLIELELHSCELERIPHAIFSLTNLQELDLKSNNIRTIEEIISFQHLKRLTCLKLWHNKIITIPSSIGQVKSLESLHLSHNKLESLPPALFTLPKLRHLDVGHNSITVLPPDVGLLHNLQHLAINSNKLEVLPKPLFRCTKLKVLCLGYNALTVLPETAGQLVQLTQLELRGNCLDRLPAQLGNCRLLRKNALIVEDHLFDTLPVEVKESISRETNVSFTSGL, from the coding sequence TGATGTTCACACTTACTGAGGTTGCGTCCTTGAACGACATCCAGCCGACGTACCGCATCCTAAAACCATGGTGGGACGTCTTCATGGACTACCTGGGGCTGGTCATGCTCATGCTGGCCATATTCGCCATGACCATGCAGATCACCAAGGACCAGGTGGCCTGCCTTCCTTGTCTGGAGGACGCAGACGAGGCAGCAGGACCTAAGCATGACCCGTTCCCCCCACAGAGCACGCGGGAGACAGCCACCGGGGCCTCTGTAACCAACATCCCACTAGTCACTAAGGACCTACCGGACAGAGCGGTCCATGAGCTCTACGTCACGCATCAACACACTGCTGTGAATGCAGAGAAGTATGCCAACCAACCTCAACCAACAGGGGTCAAGACCAATTTGGACTATCAACAATATATCTTTATCAACCAAATATGTTACCATGTTGCCTTGCCCTGGTACTCCAAGTACTTTCCATACCTCACCCTCATCCACACCCTTGTTCTCATGGTCAGTAGCAATTTCTGGTTCAAATACCCCAAAACAAGCTCAAAGATCGAACATTTTGTTTCTATTCTGGGAAGATGTTTTGAGTCCCCTTGGACGACGAAGGCTTTATCTGAAACAGCTTGTGAGGACTCCGAGGAGAACAAACAGAGGTTGACCGGAACATCCTCAGCACCAAAGCAGATATCTttagaagggaaggaggaaggcaCAAATGCCAACTCCTCGACACCCATGCTTGGGGTGAAGTTCTCAGCAGATAAGCCCATTGCGGAGGCCCCAAGTAGTATGACAATCTTAGATAAAAAGGACGGAGAGCAGGCCAAAGCCCTATttgagaaagtgagaaaattcAGAGCTCATGTTGAGGACAGTGATTTCATCTACAAGCTTTATGTAGCTCAGACTATTGTCAAAACGGTCAAGTTTATTTTGATATTGTCCTACACCTCAACCTTCTTGgctaaaattaattttaaacatGATTGTGAACCTGATATTAAACAGTTAACTGGATACAGAAAGTTCTTCTGTACGCACAACATGGCTTTCATGCTAAACAAGCTGCTTATTAGCTACATGGCTTTGATACTGATCTATGGGATGGCGTGCTTGTACTCTCTCTTCTGGGTGTTCCGACGACCTCTGAAAGAGTACTCATTTGAGAAGGTCAGGGAAGAGAGCAGCTTTAGTGACATTCCTGATGTCAAAAATGACTTTGCATTCCTCTTACACATGGTTGACCAGTATGACCAACTCTACTCCAAGCGCTTTGGTGTCTTCTTGTCTGAGGTCAGTGAAAACAAGTTGAGAGAGATAAGCCTCAATCACGAATGGACCTTTGAGAAGCTACGGCAGCTGGTAACCCGTAATGCACAGGACCAACTGGAACTGCATCTTTTCATGCTCTCGGGTCTCCCAAATGCAGTGTTTGACCTTACAGACTTGGAAGTGCTCAAACTGGAGCTGATTCCTGAGGTGAGATTCTCAGCAAAGGTTTCCCAAATGACCAGCCTGCAGGAGCTGCATCTCTGCCACTGTCCAGCCAAAGTAGAGCAGACAGGTTTTGCTTTCCTCCGTGACCATCTTCGTTGCCTTCATGTCAAGTTCACAGATGTTGCTGAGATCCCAACTTGGGTGTATTTGCTGAGGAGTTTGCGGGAGCTTAACCTTATCGGGAACTTGAGCTCAGAAAATAACAAGATGATCGGTCTAGAGTCCATGCGAGATTTGAGGCATTTAAAGACATTATGCCTGAAGAGTAACCTCACGAAAATGCCCACAAACATCACAGAGCTGTCACCACATCTAATAAAGTTAGTGGTACACAATGACGGTACAAAACTGGTGGTACTAAATAGTCTGAAAAAAATGACCAATCTAATCGAACTGGAGCTGCACAGCTGTGAACTGGAGAGGATTCCACATGCTATTTTCAGCTTGACCAACTTACAGGAACTTGACCTGAAATCTAACAACATCCGAACCATAGAGGAAATCATAAGCTTCCAGCACCTCAAGAGGCTGACATGCCTTAAACTTTGGCACAACAAAATTATCACCATTCCATCCTCCATCGGCCAGGTCAAGTCTCTGGAGTCTCTCCACCTCTCGCACAATAAACTGGAGTCTCTGCCTCCAGCCCTGTTCACTCTACCTAAACTGCGACACTTGGACGTGGGCCACAACTCCATCACAGTGCTGCCACCGGATGTGGGTCTTCTACACAACCTCCAGCACTTAGCCATCAATTCCAACAAGCTGGAGGTGCTGCCTAAACCTCTGTTCAGGTGCACCAAGCTAAAAGTGTTGTGCCTGGGGTACAACGCGCTCACTGTGCTGCCAGAGACTGCGGGTCAGCTGGTCCAGCTCACTCAGCTGGAGCTGAGAGGAAACTGTCTGGACAGACTGCCAGCCCAGCTAGGCAACTGTCGCCTGCTGCGCAAAAACGCCCTGATTGTGGAGGACCATCTCTTTGACACACTGCCTGTGGAAGTTAAGGAGAGCATCAGCCGAGAGACCAACGTGTCTTTTACGAGTGGCTTATAG